A part of Streptomyces sp. NBC_00557 genomic DNA contains:
- a CDS encoding MurR/RpiR family transcriptional regulator, translating into MSVDRDTEATGATDSPANRLQALFEGHRLTPTQRRIAHSMVRRAADVPFLSSVELAELAGVSQPSVTRFAVALGFDGYPALRRHLREVVPAEPAAEAGAFNEYQQAVEAEIENLRHLADLLADPRPVQKAGRILAASRPLPVLGLRAAASQAYGFCYFAAKVHPDVRLLNEGGTMIQDRIDGAVRAGASALLCFALPRHPREVVDTLAYAKDVGLTTVTVADSAFAPVAKHSDLLLPAAVGTGLAFDTACAPMLLGRVLLEAVCDDLPDAQARLEEFDAKAAARGLFVE; encoded by the coding sequence GCAGGCCCTCTTCGAGGGGCACCGGCTCACCCCGACCCAGCGCCGGATCGCGCACAGCATGGTCCGGCGGGCCGCCGACGTGCCGTTCCTGTCCAGCGTGGAGCTGGCCGAGCTGGCCGGGGTCAGCCAGCCGTCGGTGACCCGGTTCGCGGTGGCGCTGGGCTTCGACGGCTACCCGGCGCTGCGCAGGCACCTGCGCGAGGTCGTCCCCGCCGAACCGGCCGCCGAGGCGGGCGCCTTCAACGAGTACCAGCAGGCCGTCGAGGCCGAGATCGAGAACCTCAGGCACCTCGCCGACCTGCTCGCCGACCCGCGCCCGGTGCAGAAGGCCGGCCGGATCCTGGCCGCCTCCCGTCCGCTGCCGGTGCTCGGCCTGCGCGCCGCCGCCTCCCAGGCGTACGGCTTCTGCTACTTCGCCGCCAAGGTCCACCCGGACGTCCGGCTGCTCAACGAGGGCGGCACGATGATCCAGGACCGGATCGACGGCGCCGTCCGCGCGGGCGCCTCCGCGCTGCTGTGCTTCGCCCTGCCCCGGCATCCGCGCGAGGTCGTCGACACCCTCGCCTACGCCAAGGACGTCGGCCTGACGACCGTCACGGTCGCCGACTCCGCGTTCGCGCCGGTCGCCAAGCACTCCGATCTGCTGCTGCCCGCCGCCGTCGGCACCGGGCTCGCCTTCGACACCGCGTGCGCGCCGATGCTGCTCGGGCGGGTGCTGCTGGAGGCGGTCTGCGACGACCTGCCCGACGCGCAGGCCCGGCTGGAGGAGTTCGACGCCAAGGCGGCGGCGCGGGGCCTGTTCGTGGAGTGA
- a CDS encoding roadblock/LC7 domain-containing protein, with protein MVSEEDLQAVLDELHRLRNRVPQLTGALAAGVDGLVVAHDTPGVDPEGLSALTAAALGVAVRITDATGNGGFRELLVRGERGYVATYAAGRTAVLTLLAEGRVNVGRLHLEGRRSGARIGELLDAAEAAARTARQTARTTPPARTRTTRAPRTTAAEARTATDS; from the coding sequence ATGGTGTCCGAGGAAGATCTCCAGGCCGTCCTGGACGAGCTGCACCGGCTGCGCAACCGGGTCCCGCAGCTCACCGGGGCCCTGGCGGCCGGCGTCGACGGGCTCGTCGTCGCCCATGACACCCCGGGGGTCGACCCGGAGGGCCTCTCGGCACTCACCGCCGCCGCGCTCGGCGTCGCCGTCCGGATCACCGACGCCACCGGCAACGGCGGCTTCCGGGAACTGCTGGTGCGCGGCGAGCGCGGCTACGTCGCCACCTACGCGGCCGGCCGCACCGCCGTGCTGACCCTGCTCGCCGAGGGCCGGGTCAACGTGGGCCGGCTGCACCTGGAGGGCCGCCGCTCCGGCGCCCGCATCGGGGAGCTGCTCGACGCCGCCGAGGCCGCCGCCCGCACCGCACGCCAGACCGCCCGCACCACACCACCCGCACGCACCCGCACCACCCGCGCGCCTCGCACCACGGCCGCCGAGGCGCGCACCGCAACCGACAGCTGA
- a CDS encoding transcriptional regulator, whose product MTAVQTPPPPLPVRDTSQPRALSPMLTRLAEERATGVLVREHGTLYLAEGRVVHADSPLAPGLDVLLTAHGTLAATAWQRAAAEASGPLQAAELLLESGLLPTGALELCHLDALYDAGYFALAPSSAPGRFRYDRAPRLGPLPSVPVVALERETLRRRLLLHRLWPDPAADTAPLIRADPVAAAPLTPRQRAVLDRVDGVRTATAIARNLGRQAFHTLVDVRRLAAAGQVVPLPTAPAPPPPFPVTDPDIALLKRLRDALEAL is encoded by the coding sequence ATGACCGCGGTGCAGACGCCTCCGCCGCCGCTGCCGGTGCGGGACACCTCGCAGCCCCGGGCGCTGTCGCCGATGCTGACCCGGCTCGCCGAGGAGCGGGCCACCGGCGTCCTGGTCCGCGAACACGGCACCCTGTACCTCGCCGAGGGCCGCGTGGTGCATGCCGACAGCCCGCTCGCCCCCGGTCTCGACGTGCTCCTCACAGCCCACGGCACCCTCGCGGCCACCGCCTGGCAGCGGGCCGCCGCCGAGGCCTCCGGCCCGCTGCAGGCCGCCGAACTGCTGCTGGAGTCCGGGCTGCTGCCCACCGGCGCGCTGGAGCTGTGCCACCTGGACGCGCTGTACGACGCCGGGTACTTCGCGCTGGCCCCGAGCAGCGCCCCGGGCCGGTTCCGCTACGACCGCGCGCCCCGGCTCGGCCCGTTGCCCTCGGTGCCGGTCGTCGCCCTGGAACGCGAGACGCTGCGCCGCCGGCTGCTGCTGCACCGGCTGTGGCCCGACCCGGCCGCCGACACCGCCCCGCTGATCCGCGCCGACCCGGTGGCCGCCGCGCCGCTCACGCCCCGGCAGCGAGCGGTCCTGGACCGCGTGGACGGCGTCCGCACGGCCACCGCCATCGCCCGGAACCTGGGTCGGCAGGCCTTCCACACCCTGGTCGACGTGCGCCGGCTCGCGGCGGCCGGCCAGGTCGTCCCGCTGCCGACGGCACCCGCCCCGCCGCCCCCGTTCCCGGTCACCGACCCCGACATCGCGCTGCTGAAGAGGCTCAGGGATGCGCTGGAGGCGCTTTGA
- a CDS encoding diaminopimelate decarboxylase yields the protein MCARRRRPGTRGNTRGEAVERDLEAEARERAARRDEAVRAAVEQGLLGPDAAVVGLLDVTGIRESAAALRAAFDAVVRPGTPVLHAFAVKATPLVPVLRLLHEAGIGAEVASPGELALARAAGVPAGRTVLDSPAKTPAELREALALGIAVNADNPQELDRLDALVRAQATAPPLGIRVNPQVGGGSIGATSTATETSKFGVALRDEGAREWVVRAYLDRPWLTRLHAHTGSQGIPPALLARGVAETYALAEEINERAGRRQIDTLDIGGGLPVNFAAEATEPSYAQYARLLADQVPGLFDGRYGLVTEFGRSLLAKQGTVVARVEYAKSAGGRRIAVTHAGVQVATRTVYAPGAWPLRIAAYDAKGRPKPGPEVVQDVAGPACFSGDLLAEGRALPLLEQGDYAAALDTGAYCFAHHYAYNSLARPGIHGFVPDGAGGVEFAVVREPQTIAEVVAESGGAHADALTTLGAPGSR from the coding sequence ATGTGCGCGAGACGGAGACGACCGGGCACGAGGGGAAACACGAGGGGAGAGGCCGTGGAGCGGGACCTCGAAGCAGAGGCGCGGGAGCGCGCCGCGCGGCGGGACGAGGCGGTGCGGGCGGCCGTCGAGCAGGGGCTGCTGGGGCCGGACGCGGCGGTGGTCGGGCTGCTGGACGTGACCGGGATCCGGGAGTCGGCGGCGGCGCTGCGGGCGGCGTTCGACGCGGTCGTGCGGCCGGGCACGCCGGTGCTGCACGCCTTCGCGGTGAAGGCGACCCCGCTGGTGCCGGTGCTGCGGCTGCTGCACGAGGCGGGCATCGGCGCCGAGGTGGCGAGTCCGGGCGAGCTGGCGCTGGCCCGCGCGGCAGGGGTGCCGGCCGGCCGGACCGTGCTGGACTCGCCCGCCAAGACCCCGGCGGAGCTGCGGGAGGCGCTGGCGCTGGGCATCGCGGTGAACGCCGACAACCCGCAGGAGCTGGACCGCCTGGACGCCCTGGTCCGCGCGCAGGCCACCGCCCCGCCGCTCGGGATCCGGGTCAACCCGCAGGTCGGCGGCGGCTCGATCGGGGCCACCTCGACGGCGACGGAGACCTCGAAGTTCGGGGTGGCGTTGCGCGACGAGGGCGCGCGCGAGTGGGTCGTACGGGCGTATCTGGACCGGCCCTGGCTGACCCGGCTGCACGCGCACACCGGCTCGCAGGGCATCCCGCCGGCGCTGCTGGCGCGTGGGGTGGCGGAGACGTACGCGCTCGCGGAGGAGATCAACGAGCGGGCGGGGCGGCGGCAGATCGACACGCTCGACATCGGCGGCGGGCTGCCGGTGAACTTCGCCGCCGAGGCGACGGAGCCCTCATACGCGCAGTACGCCCGGCTGCTGGCGGACCAGGTGCCGGGGCTGTTCGACGGGCGGTACGGGCTGGTGACCGAGTTCGGGCGGTCGCTGCTGGCCAAGCAGGGCACGGTGGTGGCCCGGGTGGAGTACGCCAAGAGCGCGGGCGGGCGGCGGATCGCGGTGACCCACGCGGGCGTGCAGGTCGCGACGCGGACCGTGTACGCGCCGGGGGCGTGGCCGCTCAGGATCGCCGCCTACGACGCCAAGGGACGGCCGAAGCCCGGCCCGGAGGTCGTGCAGGACGTGGCCGGGCCGGCCTGCTTCTCCGGCGACCTGCTGGCCGAGGGCCGTGCGCTGCCCCTGCTGGAACAGGGCGACTACGCGGCGGCGCTGGACACGGGCGCGTACTGCTTCGCGCACCACTACGCCTACAACTCGCTTGCCCGGCCGGGCATCCACGGCTTCGTGCCGGACGGTGCGGGAGGCGTGGAGTTCGCGGTCGTACGGGAGCCGCAGACCATCGCCGAGGTGGTGGCGGAGTCCGGCGGGGCGCACGCGGACGCGCTCACCACCCTCGGGGCGCCCGGAAGCCGTTGA
- the hutU gene encoding urocanate hydratase: MSGPRPVRAPRGTELSALGWQQEAALRMLQNNLDPEVAEHPDKLVVYGGTGKAARDWRSFDAMVRTLKTLRQDETMLVQSGRPVGVMQTHEWAPRVLIANSNLVGDWANWEEFRRLEALGLTMYGQMTAGSWIYIGTQGILQGTYETFAAVAAKKFDGTLAGTITLTAGLGGMGGAQPLAVTMNDGVAICIDCDPRAIERRIEHRYLDVKADSLDHALQLAVEARDARRPLSIGVLGNAAELVPQLLAMNAPIDIVTDQTSAHDPLSYLPVGVAFEDMADAAAKDPAGFTTRARESMARHVEAMVGFMDAGAEVFDYGNSIRGEAQLAGYDRAFAFPGFVPAYIRPLFCEGKGPFRWAALSGDPADIAKTDKAILELFPENESLARWIKMAGERVHFQGLPARICWLGYGERDKAGERFNDMVASGELAAPLAIGRDHLDCGSVASPYRETEAMLDGSNAIADWPLLNAMVNVASGASWVSIHHGGGVGMGRSIHAGQVTVADGTKLGGEKIRRVLTNDPGMGVIRHVDAGYDIAESVAQERGVRVPMREGDGA, translated from the coding sequence ATGTCGGGACCCCGCCCCGTACGAGCACCGCGCGGCACGGAACTGAGCGCCCTGGGATGGCAGCAGGAAGCCGCCCTGCGCATGCTGCAGAACAACCTCGACCCGGAGGTCGCGGAGCACCCCGACAAGCTCGTCGTCTACGGCGGCACCGGCAAGGCCGCCCGTGACTGGCGCTCCTTCGACGCGATGGTCCGCACCCTGAAGACCCTCAGGCAGGACGAGACCATGCTGGTCCAGTCCGGCCGCCCGGTCGGCGTCATGCAGACCCACGAGTGGGCCCCGCGCGTCCTCATCGCCAACTCCAACCTCGTCGGCGACTGGGCCAACTGGGAGGAGTTCCGCCGCCTGGAGGCCCTCGGCCTGACCATGTACGGCCAGATGACCGCGGGCTCCTGGATCTACATCGGCACCCAGGGCATCCTCCAGGGCACCTACGAGACCTTCGCCGCCGTCGCCGCGAAGAAGTTCGACGGCACCCTTGCGGGGACCATCACCCTCACCGCCGGCCTCGGCGGCATGGGCGGCGCCCAGCCGCTCGCCGTGACCATGAACGACGGCGTCGCGATCTGCATCGACTGCGACCCGCGTGCCATCGAGCGCCGCATCGAGCACCGGTACCTCGACGTGAAGGCCGACTCCCTCGACCACGCGCTCCAGCTCGCCGTCGAGGCCCGCGACGCCCGCCGCCCGCTGTCCATCGGCGTCCTCGGCAACGCGGCCGAACTGGTCCCGCAGCTCCTCGCGATGAACGCCCCCATCGACATCGTCACCGACCAGACCTCCGCCCACGACCCGCTGTCCTACCTGCCGGTGGGCGTCGCCTTCGAGGACATGGCCGACGCCGCCGCCAAGGACCCGGCCGGCTTCACCACGCGGGCGCGCGAGTCCATGGCCCGGCACGTCGAGGCCATGGTCGGCTTCATGGACGCCGGCGCCGAGGTCTTCGACTACGGCAACTCCATCCGCGGCGAGGCCCAACTCGCCGGGTACGACCGCGCGTTCGCCTTCCCCGGCTTCGTCCCCGCCTACATCCGCCCGCTGTTCTGCGAGGGCAAGGGCCCCTTCCGCTGGGCGGCCCTGTCCGGCGACCCCGCCGACATCGCCAAGACCGACAAGGCGATCCTGGAGCTGTTCCCGGAGAACGAGTCGCTGGCCCGCTGGATCAAGATGGCCGGCGAACGCGTCCACTTCCAGGGCCTGCCCGCGCGCATCTGCTGGCTCGGCTACGGCGAGCGCGACAAGGCCGGTGAGCGGTTCAACGACATGGTGGCCTCCGGTGAGCTGGCCGCGCCGCTCGCCATCGGCCGCGACCACCTGGACTGCGGCTCCGTGGCCTCTCCGTACCGCGAGACCGAGGCCATGCTCGACGGATCCAACGCGATCGCCGACTGGCCGCTGCTGAACGCGATGGTCAACGTGGCCTCGGGTGCGTCCTGGGTCTCCATCCACCACGGCGGCGGCGTGGGCATGGGGCGTTCCATCCACGCGGGGCAGGTCACCGTGGCCGACGGCACCAAGCTCGGTGGCGAGAAGATCCGTCGCGTGCTCACCAACGACCCCGGTATGGGCGTCATCCGGCATGTGGACGCCGGGTACGACATCGCGGAGTCGGTCGCCCAGGAGCGCGGCGTGCGGGTGCCCATGCGTGAGGGTGACGGGGCGTGA
- a CDS encoding allantoate amidohydrolase, whose product MWRELLPVGRHPDSGGYRRFAWTGADADCRAWFKEQAEARGLAYEVDRNGNQWAWAGDPEAGDAVVTGSHLDSVPDGGAFDGPLGVVSSFAALDELRGRGARFTRPLAVVNFGDEEGARFGLACVGSRLTAGQLTAEQAHRLTDADGITLPQAMEAAGYDPEGIGADPERLARIGAFVELHVEQGRALDLSGDPVGVASAIWPHGRWRFDFRGEANHAGTTRLVDRRDPMLSYAETVLAARREAELAGAVATFGKIAVEPNGVNAIPSLVRGWLDSRAADQETLDTVVEGIQKAAREYADAHGVDLDVVRESFTPVVEFDHALRDELGRILGKDTGLTVPVLGTGAGHDAGILSGSVPTAMLFVRNPTGVSHSPAEFAAEDDCVTGVRALADVLEGLACR is encoded by the coding sequence ATGTGGCGCGAACTGCTTCCGGTCGGGCGGCATCCCGACTCCGGTGGGTACCGGCGTTTTGCCTGGACGGGCGCCGACGCCGACTGCCGGGCCTGGTTCAAGGAGCAGGCGGAGGCGCGGGGGCTGGCGTACGAGGTCGACCGCAACGGGAATCAGTGGGCGTGGGCGGGGGACCCGGAGGCCGGGGACGCGGTGGTCACCGGGTCGCACCTGGACTCGGTGCCCGACGGAGGGGCCTTCGACGGGCCCCTCGGGGTCGTGTCCTCCTTCGCGGCCCTGGATGAACTGCGCGGGAGGGGAGCGCGGTTCACCAGGCCGCTGGCCGTCGTCAACTTCGGCGACGAGGAAGGGGCCCGGTTCGGGCTCGCCTGCGTCGGGTCGCGGCTCACCGCCGGGCAGCTGACCGCCGAGCAGGCGCACCGGCTCACCGACGCGGACGGGATCACCCTGCCGCAGGCCATGGAGGCCGCCGGCTACGACCCCGAGGGCATCGGGGCCGACCCGGAACGGCTCGCCCGGATCGGCGCGTTCGTCGAACTGCACGTCGAGCAGGGGCGGGCCCTGGACCTGTCCGGCGACCCGGTGGGCGTCGCCAGCGCCATCTGGCCGCACGGACGCTGGCGGTTCGACTTCCGGGGCGAGGCCAACCACGCCGGCACCACCCGGCTGGTGGACCGCCGTGATCCGATGCTGTCCTACGCCGAGACCGTGCTCGCCGCCCGCCGCGAGGCCGAACTCGCCGGTGCCGTCGCCACCTTCGGGAAGATCGCGGTGGAGCCCAACGGGGTCAACGCGATCCCCTCGCTGGTGCGCGGCTGGCTCGACTCCCGCGCCGCCGACCAGGAGACCCTGGACACGGTGGTCGAGGGCATCCAGAAGGCCGCCCGGGAGTACGCCGACGCCCACGGCGTCGACCTGGACGTCGTCCGGGAGTCCTTCACCCCGGTCGTCGAGTTCGACCACGCCCTGCGCGACGAACTCGGCCGCATCCTGGGCAAGGACACCGGCCTCACGGTGCCCGTCCTCGGCACCGGCGCCGGACACGACGCCGGAATCCTCTCCGGCAGCGTTCCGACCGCCATGCTGTTCGTGCGCAACCCCACCGGTGTCTCGCACTCCCCGGCCGAGTTCGCCGCCGAGGACGACTGCGTGACCGGGGTGCGCGCGCTCGCCGACGTACTGGAAGGGCTGGCCTGCAGGTGA
- a CDS encoding formimidoylglutamate deiminase, giving the protein MQVTKRTYWLEHAWLGDRVEPGVVVETEAGRIGAVRTGAPTPPPGAEVLRGLTLPGLANAHSHAFHRALRGTVQIGSGTFWTWREVMYSVADRLTPDSYHALARAVYAEMALAGITCVGEFHYVHHAPGGTPYADPNAMGEALIAAAAEAGIRITLLDTCYLSSGFGQAPNTHQLRFSDGSAEAWAERCAVLKERDHARIGAAIHSVRAVPAGQLATVAGWAEERRASLHVHLSEQTAENDACLAAHGRTPTRLLADHGVLGPRTTGVHNTHLTDEDIALLGGSRTGTCMCPTTERDLADGIGPAVALQRAGSPLSLGSDSHAVIDLLEEARAMELNERLRTRTRGHWTAAALLRAATADGHAALGWHDAGAIETGALADLTTIALDSVRTAGPLPRLGAETAVFAATAADVRHTVVGGRHVVRDGAHTLVPDVPEALARAVEALRS; this is encoded by the coding sequence CTGCAGGTGACCAAGCGGACCTACTGGTTGGAACACGCCTGGCTCGGCGACCGTGTCGAGCCGGGGGTCGTCGTGGAGACGGAGGCCGGGCGGATCGGCGCCGTGCGCACCGGGGCGCCCACCCCGCCGCCCGGCGCCGAGGTGCTGCGCGGGCTCACCCTGCCGGGGCTCGCCAACGCCCACAGCCACGCCTTCCACCGGGCGCTGCGCGGCACCGTCCAGATCGGCTCCGGAACCTTCTGGACCTGGCGCGAGGTGATGTACTCCGTCGCCGACCGGCTCACCCCCGACAGCTACCACGCCCTGGCGCGCGCGGTGTACGCGGAGATGGCCCTCGCCGGCATCACCTGCGTCGGGGAGTTCCACTACGTGCACCACGCGCCCGGCGGCACCCCCTACGCCGACCCCAACGCGATGGGGGAGGCGCTGATCGCGGCCGCCGCCGAAGCCGGCATCCGGATCACCCTCCTCGACACCTGTTACCTGTCCTCCGGCTTCGGCCAGGCCCCGAACACCCACCAGCTGCGCTTCTCCGACGGCAGCGCGGAGGCCTGGGCCGAACGCTGTGCAGTTCTCAAGGAACGGGATCACGCACGGATCGGAGCGGCGATCCACTCCGTACGGGCCGTGCCCGCCGGGCAGTTGGCGACCGTGGCCGGGTGGGCCGAGGAGCGGCGGGCCTCGCTGCACGTGCACCTGTCGGAGCAGACCGCCGAGAACGACGCCTGCCTCGCCGCGCACGGCCGCACCCCCACCCGGCTGCTCGCCGACCACGGCGTCCTCGGCCCGCGCACCACCGGTGTGCACAACACCCACCTCACCGACGAGGACATCGCCCTGCTGGGCGGCTCGCGCACCGGCACCTGCATGTGCCCGACGACCGAACGGGACCTGGCCGACGGCATCGGCCCCGCCGTCGCCCTGCAGCGAGCCGGCTCCCCGCTGTCCCTCGGCTCCGACAGCCACGCCGTCATCGACCTGCTCGAAGAGGCGCGCGCCATGGAGCTGAACGAGCGGCTGCGCACCCGCACCCGGGGCCACTGGACGGCCGCCGCCCTGCTGCGGGCGGCCACCGCCGACGGCCACGCCGCACTCGGCTGGCACGACGCGGGCGCCATCGAGACCGGAGCGCTCGCCGACCTCACGACGATCGCGCTCGACTCGGTCAGAACAGCGGGCCCGCTGCCGCGACTGGGCGCCGAGACCGCCGTATTCGCCGCGACGGCAGCGGACGTACGGCACACGGTCGTGGGCGGGCGGCACGTCGTACGCGACGGGGCGCACACCCTCGTGCCCGACGTGCCCGAGGCTCTCGCGCGGGCCGTCGAAGCCCTCCGCTCCTGA
- the hutI gene encoding imidazolonepropionase, translated as MSSSTVITNIATLVTNDPSLGDNSPLGLIQDAAVVIDGDRIAWTGESSKAPATDNRVDAGGRAVLPGFVDSHSHLVFAGDRTQEFNARMSGRSYTAGGIRTTVAATRAASDAELEANLTRYLAEALRQGTTTFETKSGYGLTVEDESRALRIAARHTDEVTYLGAHIVSPDYAGDPAAYVALVTGEMLDACAPHARWIDVFCEKGAFDGDQARAILTAGKARGLHPRIHANQLSHGPGVQLAVELDAASADHCTHLTDADVDALAHSRTVATLLPGAEFSTRAEWPDARRLLDAGVTVALSTDCNPGSSFTSSVPFCIALAVRDMRMTPDEAVWSATAGGAAALRRTDIGRLTPGAYADLTLLDAPSHVHLAYRPGVPLVSGVWRRGVRVV; from the coding sequence ATGAGCAGCAGCACCGTCATCACCAACATCGCCACGCTCGTCACCAACGACCCCTCCCTCGGCGACAACTCCCCCCTCGGTCTGATCCAGGACGCGGCCGTCGTCATCGACGGCGACCGCATCGCGTGGACCGGTGAATCCAGCAAAGCACCCGCCACTGACAACCGGGTCGACGCGGGCGGCCGGGCGGTGCTGCCGGGCTTCGTGGACTCCCACTCGCACCTGGTCTTCGCCGGCGACCGCACGCAGGAGTTCAACGCCCGCATGTCCGGCCGCTCCTACACGGCCGGCGGCATCCGCACCACGGTCGCCGCCACCCGCGCCGCGAGCGACGCGGAGCTGGAGGCCAACCTGACCCGCTACCTGGCGGAGGCCCTGCGCCAGGGCACCACCACCTTCGAGACGAAGTCGGGCTACGGCCTGACCGTCGAGGACGAGTCCCGCGCCCTGCGCATCGCCGCGCGGCACACCGACGAGGTGACGTACCTCGGCGCGCACATCGTCTCCCCCGACTACGCGGGCGACCCGGCCGCCTATGTCGCCCTGGTCACCGGCGAGATGCTGGACGCCTGCGCGCCGCACGCCCGCTGGATCGACGTGTTCTGCGAGAAGGGCGCCTTCGACGGCGACCAGGCCCGCGCGATCCTCACGGCGGGCAAGGCGAGGGGACTGCACCCCCGCATCCACGCCAACCAGCTCTCCCACGGCCCCGGCGTCCAGCTCGCCGTCGAACTGGACGCGGCCAGCGCCGACCACTGCACCCACCTCACGGACGCCGACGTCGACGCCCTCGCCCACAGCCGCACGGTGGCCACGCTGCTGCCCGGCGCGGAGTTCTCCACGCGCGCCGAGTGGCCGGACGCCCGCCGCCTGCTGGACGCGGGCGTCACGGTGGCCCTGTCCACCGACTGCAACCCCGGCTCGTCCTTCACCTCGTCCGTCCCGTTCTGCATCGCCCTGGCCGTCCGCGACATGCGGATGACCCCGGACGAAGCGGTCTGGTCGGCCACCGCGGGCGGCGCCGCGGCCCTGCGCCGCACCGACATCGGCCGCCTGACGCCCGGCGCCTACGCCGACCTGACCCTCCTGGACGCGCCCAGCCACGTCCACCTGGCCTACCGTCCGGGCGTGCCCCTGGTGAGCGGGGTGTGGCGCAGGGGCGTACGGGTGGTCTGA
- a CDS encoding RICIN domain-containing protein, with translation MAQGDGAGPDGADAGREQAGAELQDAPDARLTELLRSPTATAYPALQELRRRHLPAVLAYARLCAASESAARRLAVETVTTVARETARGVDPAVPLRHRLLLLAGRTAAAWARDERSAGLDPALLLVLNTSGLPEGPTPPLLPAFRSLASRAQGLLWYGVLEREPEDRTAAFLGVRRTDVSFGVPQALKALAQACLRERLAASDDARCADFRRLIEEAVRPDGPRRSADLDAHMARCPHCTAAFEDLRALRDAPRQTLAEGLLPWRGTAYVHAEEPRPAAPEPPAVRQVWPPRRRVLLASAALGVALAPLLVFVLIPAQSHDQQPAAATPTPPSVTVTATISVTPSPSPTKSPSPTPTSASPSPSPTTRSPRPTPKPTPPPSPSFTPPGSSFAEVVNVATGRCLDIRDGDLEQGNDVVTARCDGSSSQRWRVDSGLGVLRSAADEDFCLDSRGATDRGVGIWTCGSVYSDNGDNLRFTVDPDGTIRPAIATGTAVTPDGRYGVSLHSLDGGDDQRWRAGAR, from the coding sequence ATGGCTCAGGGGGACGGAGCCGGCCCGGACGGCGCCGACGCGGGCAGGGAGCAGGCGGGCGCGGAGCTTCAGGACGCGCCGGACGCCCGGCTGACGGAACTGCTGCGCTCCCCCACGGCCACCGCCTACCCCGCCCTGCAGGAGCTGCGCCGCCGGCACCTCCCGGCGGTCCTCGCCTACGCCCGGCTGTGCGCGGCGAGCGAATCCGCCGCCCGCCGGCTGGCGGTCGAGACCGTGACCACGGTGGCCCGCGAGACGGCCCGGGGCGTCGATCCGGCCGTCCCGCTGCGCCACCGGCTCCTGCTGCTGGCCGGACGGACGGCGGCGGCCTGGGCACGCGACGAGCGCTCCGCCGGCCTCGACCCCGCACTGCTGCTCGTCCTGAACACCTCCGGCCTGCCCGAGGGCCCCACCCCGCCGCTCCTGCCCGCCTTCCGCTCGCTGGCCTCCCGCGCGCAGGGCCTGCTCTGGTACGGCGTGCTGGAGCGGGAGCCGGAGGACCGCACCGCCGCCTTCCTCGGCGTGCGCCGCACCGATGTCTCGTTCGGCGTCCCGCAGGCCCTCAAGGCCCTGGCGCAGGCCTGCCTCCGCGAGCGCCTCGCCGCCTCCGACGACGCGCGCTGCGCCGACTTCCGCCGGCTGATCGAGGAGGCGGTACGGCCGGACGGCCCGCGCCGCAGCGCCGACCTGGACGCGCACATGGCCCGCTGTCCGCACTGCACGGCCGCGTTCGAGGATCTGCGGGCCCTGCGGGACGCGCCCCGGCAGACCCTGGCGGAGGGCCTGCTGCCGTGGCGCGGAACGGCGTACGTCCACGCCGAGGAACCCCGGCCCGCCGCCCCCGAACCCCCGGCGGTACGGCAGGTCTGGCCGCCCCGGCGCCGCGTCCTGCTGGCCTCGGCGGCCCTCGGCGTGGCCCTGGCTCCGCTGCTGGTGTTCGTGCTCATCCCGGCGCAGTCCCACGACCAGCAGCCGGCAGCGGCGACGCCGACGCCCCCCTCGGTGACGGTGACGGCGACGATCTCCGTGACCCCGTCCCCGTCGCCCACGAAATCCCCGTCCCCCACGCCCACTTCCGCGTCCCCGTCCCCGTCGCCCACCACGCGGTCGCCGCGGCCCACCCCGAAACCCACTCCGCCGCCGTCGCCTTCCTTCACCCCGCCCGGCTCGTCCTTCGCCGAGGTGGTGAACGTCGCCACGGGCCGCTGCCTGGACATCCGCGACGGCGATCTGGAACAGGGCAACGACGTGGTCACGGCGCGCTGCGACGGCTCCTCGTCCCAGCGCTGGCGCGTGGACAGCGGCCTGGGCGTGCTCCGGTCGGCGGCCGACGAGGACTTCTGCCTGGACAGCCGGGGCGCGACCGACCGGGGCGTGGGCATCTGGACCTGCGGCTCGGTCTACAGCGACAACGGCGACAACCTCCGCTTCACCGTCGACCCCGACGGCACCATCCGCCCGGCCATCGCCACCGGGACGGCGGTGACCCCGGACGGCAGGTACGGGGTGTCCCTGCACTCCCTGGACGGCGGCGACGACCAGCGGTGGCGGGCGGGGGCGCGGTGA